Within the Paenibacillus sp. AN1007 genome, the region GATTATTATAATACTCAGGTGGATCACTCATAAAAGCTTACGAGCTGAGTAAATCAGCACTAATGAAGTTTGGAGTAAACTGGCTCATAAAAAAGGATTGTATGATATTTTTACATAGGGGACGGGTATGCGGATGTAAGTGGAATTTACTAAATATGATCCAGCAAATTCATATAATACTGTCTCAGTGATTCCTTCAACGTGAGAGGCTCGATAATCTGAATGGACTTGCCGTAACCGGCGAGGTAGTTCACGATAAAATCCAGTTCATGAGGTTCGTAAGTTCCGACGAGCAGAGGGTCCCCATCCTGCTCTTCAAGCCGCATGGACGGGTAGTGATTTTGTTGAAACAGCTCTATACCGGCTTCATTTAACCTGCATCGAAACGAAACCGCAGCTTCAGATGCTTTCCATAAGGAATGTAAATGTCCACTTTGTAAGTGGGCAAGATGGCTGACAGGTGCCGTATCTGTTAGTGCAGCCGATGCCATTCGATCACAGCGAAATACACGGTAAGCTTTCTTTTCCAGATCATACGCATGACAATACCAATATCCTCTACTAGCGTACAGCTCAAGGGGCTGTATGATACGGGTGCTGATGTTTGTTCTGAACATGGGTCCAGCGCCCTCTTTTTGCAGCTCATCCTGCACAAAACTATTGATTTGGGGATGTTCTGCGTTCTCATGAGCAGCCTCTTTGTTCCCGAATGGAACGATGGCTCTGCTCGGCTTCGCGTTCGTGTTTTGGTCAGGATACGTAATCTGAATCACTTCCTGCTGCACCGCAGCTTTCAATAGAAGCTCCAGATGGGAACTGTCTTTGATCTGTTCGGTATGTTTAAAGGTGACAAGTCGCTGTATATTAACAATATTCTCCCGCTGCCGATCTGATAGTGCCGCCATGAATTTCTCATGGACAGAATGAAATGTCGTCTGAAAAGGCAGGCTGGAGAAGCTGCGCAGGGCCTGCATGGCAAAATACAAGGCATGAAGCTCATCCGTATTAAAAGAAATCGGAGGCAGCTGCATCTGCTGAAGCAGCCGATATCCGCCATAACGTCCATATTCCACATAGATGGGTGCTCCCATCTCTTCCAAAGAAGCGATATCCCGTAAAGCGGTTCGTTTGGATATATGAAACTCCTGCATCAGGTCCGTCAGGGTGAAGTGCTGTTTCTGATTAATGAAGCGAAGCATATGATGTAAACGTTCTGTTTTATTCAAGCGGGTTGACCTCATTTTTGTTCAATTATATTTAAGGTGCCATGTAATGGCACCTTTATTCGT harbors:
- a CDS encoding YafY family protein, coding for MNKTERLHHMLRFINQKQHFTLTDLMQEFHISKRTALRDIASLEEMGAPIYVEYGRYGGYRLLQQMQLPPISFNTDELHALYFAMQALRSFSSLPFQTTFHSVHEKFMAALSDRQRENIVNIQRLVTFKHTEQIKDSSHLELLLKAAVQQEVIQITYPDQNTNAKPSRAIVPFGNKEAAHENAEHPQINSFVQDELQKEGAGPMFRTNISTRIIQPLELYASRGYWYCHAYDLEKKAYRVFRCDRMASAALTDTAPVSHLAHLQSGHLHSLWKASEAAVSFRCRLNEAGIELFQQNHYPSMRLEEQDGDPLLVGTYEPHELDFIVNYLAGYGKSIQIIEPLTLKESLRQYYMNLLDHI